In Mesorhizobium sp. J428, the genomic window AGTCTCGTTCGCCTTGACCGTCTTCGCCTCCGCACCACCAAATATCTCGTTGGCGGCGACCTTGTAGTATTTCTTCAGCTCCTCGATCTTCAGCATCGGCGCGCCCGGCTTCACCGGCTCCTTCGCCGCCGTCGCGTTGGGCGGCAGCGCCTCCCAGTCGATCTCGTTGAAGCGCACGCAGCGGCTGTAGTGGCCGTCGTGGCCCGCGACCTCGATCATCGGGATCTCGGCGGCGTTGCAGAGCCCTTCGACGAAGTGGTGGCAGCGCGGCCCGAAATTGCAGCCCTTCGGCCGCTCGTGCGGCAGCGGCAGCTGGCCAGGAATCGCCACCAGCGGCCGCGAATTCTTGTCCGCGCCCGGCAGCGGGATCGAGCGGAACAAGCCTTGGGTATAGGGATGCCGCATCCGGTCGAACACATCCCTGATATTGCCGGTCTCGACCGCCTCGCCCGAATACATCACCGTGATGCGGTCGCAGGTTTCGAGGATCAGGCCGAGATTGTGCGACACGAAGATCATCGACGTGCCGAACTGCTCGCCAAGCCCTTTCACCAGCTCGACGATGCCGGCCTCCACCGTCACGTCCAGCGCCGTCGTCGGCTCGTCCAGAAGCAGTAGCGCCGGCTTCGACAAGAGCGCCATGGCGATGACGATGCGCTGCTGCTGGCCGCCCGAGAGCTGGTGCGGATAGGAGTTCATCATCCGCGGCGGATCCGGCAGGCGCACCGCCTTCAGCATCGCCAGCGAGCGCTCGTAGGCCTCCTCCTTCGACACCTTCTCGTGGATGATCGGCACTTCCATCAGCTGCTGGCCGATCTTCATCGCCGGGTTCAGCGAGGCCATCGGCTCCTGATAGATCATCGCGATCTTGTTGCCGCGGATCGAGCGCAGCTCGGCCTCGGACATGTCGCCCATGTCCTTGCCCTGGAATTTTATCCGCCCGCCGACGATCTTCCCGACATTGGACAGGTCGCGCATGATGCCGAGCGACACGGTCGACTTGCCGCAGCCGCTCTCGCCGACGATGCCCATCGCCTCGCCGGGCATCACTGTGCAGGAGAAGTCCATCACGGCGGGAATCTCGCCGCGCTTGGTGAAGAAGGAGATCGACAGGTTCTCGATCTCGATGATCGGCTTGGCGTCTGCGATGGTCGTGGCTTTGACGGCTTCGTTCATCGTCTGCCTCTCAATCTTTCAGTGATTGTTCACGCAGGGCATCGGCCAGCAGGTTGAGCCCCAGGACGAAGCTCATCAGCGCGATCGTCGGCGGGAGCGCGGGATGG contains:
- a CDS encoding ABC transporter ATP-binding protein, coding for MNEAVKATTIADAKPIIEIENLSISFFTKRGEIPAVMDFSCTVMPGEAMGIVGESGCGKSTVSLGIMRDLSNVGKIVGGRIKFQGKDMGDMSEAELRSIRGNKIAMIYQEPMASLNPAMKIGQQLMEVPIIHEKVSKEEAYERSLAMLKAVRLPDPPRMMNSYPHQLSGGQQQRIVIAMALLSKPALLLLDEPTTALDVTVEAGIVELVKGLGEQFGTSMIFVSHNLGLILETCDRITVMYSGEAVETGNIRDVFDRMRHPYTQGLFRSIPLPGADKNSRPLVAIPGQLPLPHERPKGCNFGPRCHHFVEGLCNAAEIPMIEVAGHDGHYSRCVRFNEIDWEALPPNATAAKEPVKPGAPMLKIEELKKYYKVAANEIFGGAEAKTVKANETISFMARESETVAIVGESGCGKSTLAKILLGLETATEGGVTLGNRQIANTSIEKRDVETISSIQMVFQNPFDTLNPSHSVGSQIIRTLEKFGVGKTVAERRQRMLELLDLVKLPRAFETRMPRQLSGGQKQRIGVARAFAGMAKVVVADEPVSALDVSVQAAVTELLMDIQRKNKTTMLFISHDLSVVRYIADRVVVMYLGHIVEQGTTDQIFQPPYHPYTEALLSAIPIADTSVVKKHVVLEGDIPSAMNPPSGCPFQTRCNYKKLVPGGLCEREVPPVRDLGDGHQVKCHLPAEVFAGMENVISFAPEGEAA